Genomic window (Rhododendron vialii isolate Sample 1 chromosome 4a, ASM3025357v1):
CATAGTCCGTGCTTTAAGTCTAATGAACAAGCCATGTTAGTAAACCTTCATTCATAGAGGGTGCTAGCCCCGTAGAATGGGAAGCTTTCTATGGATAGTCTCTAAACGTCGTGTCAAAATCACAGAGTTCATAGCTGTTTGTCCAGTGGCTTCTTCCCGGCAGTTTCTTATGCCTAGGAATGTCACTTCACTTCTAATAAAGATTGGCCATTTTAAATTGGTTTTCTGCCTTCAGTTTTAGATTCACACAACCTAATTCTCCTCTGCTTTTGTTTCGTTCTAGATCCACTATTATTTATCAAAAGTGCTTTTTTTGTTAAGTGCCAGACATATACATGGATACCCGTCAATGTTGTGCAAAATCCGGCGTGTTCTCATTGAATGCTACTTTCCTGAGTCAAATCGGCAAAGAATTCACCTAAAAGGATTTACCCCTTTTACGTAATGTTGGTTTTTTGTTATTCATGTACTGTTAAGTAGCCGAGGGAAAAGATTGTTCTAACAGTTTTAAACTTATCACATGGCAGGTCCAAAGATAACTGATCCGTCAGTGTTAAAGAAGCAAGCTACAGAAGCAGTACAAAACTGGCCCTCAGAGCTCTTGAACATAATAAATCTCACCCCAGATGACACAATCATTAGAACCCCATTGGTAGACAGGTGGCTCTGGCCTACCATAAGCCCTCCTGCTTCTTCCGGTAAAATCGTGCTGGTTGGTGACGCATGGCATCCAATGACTCCGAATCTCGGTCAAGGCGCTTGCTGTGCGCTGGAAGATGCAGTAGTTCTGGCAAGGAAACTGGCTAGTGCGATCAAGACTGGTTCTACTTCCGTTGAAGACGCTCTAAGATCTTACAGTAATGAAAGATGGCCCCGTATCTTTCCGTTGACGGTACGTGCAAATCTCGTGGGATCACTTCTGCAGTGGGATAATCCGGCAGTCTGTTCTGTTCGAAATAATGTTATCATACCCAAGGTTACGCTCGGACCTATGTTGGAGCATACTAACTTTGATTGTGAACCTCTATAGTATGGCTGGAAATTCAGGTCTCGACACAATTTCAGGCTAACGTCTGATACCCAATATATTGTAAAGTTGTTTCtacaattttttgtaaaaatgctttTGACTGTTACAAGTAAACTCCAAAACAGCTTTTCTGTTTGGATTTTAATTCGATAAATTTAGCACGAGATACGTATGAAAATTAAATAACTGAATCAGTGATTCTATGTTCTTCATTTacagaaaatggaaaattaaaatttaaaaaaaaaaaaggcttccACATGAATGACCATGTCCATGTATAATGGTGACTCTAGCTTATCTAAGAAATATATATCTTACAACCTTTCATCACTATTGTGGGTCTGGATCTGCGAAATGCTTTATGATTTAGAGTACCTCGGCTCCAGGTCTGAAAGCCCGCTGATTGTGCCATTGTCATCAATATATCCATCAACTATTCAGGCTCCCAATTCTGGCAACAAATGGACCATCTTCATGCACCAAATCTACTGCTGTACGAGAAAGCAAATGGCCTTGGATttcggaaaaaaagaaaagtgctCAAGCACCTAAACAGTGTTGACCAAGTTACtcaaaatatgaataatcaaaCTCGACTTACAAACATAATCAAGTTTGAACCGTGTCATGCTCTGATATCGTATTTTTTAACACAAAAtgagtaaaatgaaaaatagctAGTATATAAAGGAAAACACCGATACAAAGTAGGAAAGATAATAATGGTTCTCCAAGTCCATCCGCATATATAGAGttggagggaggggggctgctgtccccttaGGGGCAGCAGCGCGCTGCTGTCCCCGAAttcggggcccactccggtctcgatccgatgatcggaaacgttcacttcgtagagctcgtcgagtagaacaactatgcaaaaaatcagcttaattggatatcattaagtacttgatcggaacctttttatcttaaaaagaatggatccgaaacactggatcaaatccactgtaacccatggactaagagttatatgggctccgatcaggtacttaatgatatccaattaagctgattttttgcatagttgttctactcgacgagctctacaaagtgaacgattcagatcatcgtagcgagaccggagtgggccccaaaattagggcagcagcacgctgctgtctccgaggggacagcagcccccccgcgTCCTATAGAGTTAGCTAATTCAGAACATTGAGCTTGTCTTCATTTCTCAAAGTACGTAGGTATTAGGAGGCATCCAGAAAGAGAATCTAATTAAGGACCAAGCCTTATTGTAGGCAAGCCGAAATTCATCCCATATGTCCACAAGCCTTAATGGCTAAACGCTAACACTAGTAATGACGGCatccagaaaaagaaaacaattaggGACCAAAATAGCGCATTCAGACAAAAAGAGTTATCTAAAAAAGCAAACAAAGTGAAGACCAGAAAAGACTAGTTAATAAAGGGAGAAAGTGATTACAATTTCGTATAAAAAGGAGAAAATGCCAAATCTTTTGTCTGAGTCATAGtcgcaacaacaacaacaatagaacccatgtagtccccaatcattgggggtgtGGGCGAGGAGGATTGAAgatagacctaacctttggcaatatgcacaaagtggctgctctcaaaatCTTTCTTCCCAAAGTGACACCGACAACCTAGACCATACGGCAGCACATAGCAAGGTATGAGAAAGGTAGCCCGTCTGTTAGTCCAAGGCTTTACCCAAATGCTAGTTCGGTTACAGTAATCTTGCTTCGGCATTTAACATGATCAAGGGTTATAATCTCAGTTTATCGATTTTCCCTCACTTTACTATCAATATCTATTATATTATCATCCAGCCCTTATTCCTAATCTATTTTCCTAGTTTGGTCACAAATCAACCTCAAACATACTCATACACGCACCATATTAATATCTGGGTTGCTTCAAAGATGTGCAGATTCTACCTTGTCATTTCGTGATACAGTGACTAGACAAGCCACCAGCAACATGCGTCCACTTTGTCCATTGAGCCTTGGCAAATGTCAATACTAATCTCTTACTCTATAGTCCATATGTATAGTGAAAGCTACCATTTGATCAAGACCTTTAGCAGATTGTTCCTATTATTCTAGTCCAATGTAATCCCGGATCATGCATGTTTTCTATAACTCCAGGCCAAGGTCTTTGCCAAATGGGATAGCACGTCCTCCCTTAACCATGATAAGACTCTCCACATTCTTTAGGTAAGAATTAAGTATTAGGAAAATTTAACGACTCATTGAAGACATATTGCAGTTAGATTAGTGTTTTAGTGGTTGTTCAGGTGTAAGTATTATTCAGATGTAATATGAtctttttaactctttttttttcttttgataactcaagcGTCCATGCTCACTTacacgcacctcaactaatcatAGGAGCCATCTTTTTAACTCTATAAACTAAAAAGTGAGAATCTAATGAGGAGCATCTGAATTTCCACTTCCCTGTGCATTCTAGAATCTCTGCCAAACACTCCAAACACAATTTAAGAATCCAAAATTAGGACTTGCCAACACCTTGGAACAAAGGCTCATTGAGCTGAGCTGTAAAAGTCATTTATCAAGTCATGATTACGAGAATCACACatatttggaaattgattttagcactccaaaaattgatggaggggctccaaaacaacgtcgttttgtGTATAAACACAGTTCAGTTTTGGAGcccttccgtcaatttttagagtgccaaaatcacaatcccACATATATAGTTAAATATGACATCATCCTAATGTAACATGGAGAACAAAGATTCCAGTGTTCAATAGGATTGAGCTTTGGCTCTCCTGCGGTCTAACCCTTTGAACCAGGTCCTTTGCCTCAATTCCTCTTATTCCCATCTCCTTTCGCAAAAAGTACGCAAGATAATACGCAAAATCACGCATTACTATAGTTAACTGAACATGGTTtttaataatctacaaaaatcaGACATCAAATGGGGTTGCGCGACAAACAACAAATCAATCAATAAATGGGTTCTCGCCTACAAAAAGAATATGAAATCAATTGGGGTtgcaaaaacaaataacaaagcAAATACAAATGGGTTCTCGTCTACCAAAAATCTGAAATTAATCAAACAGTGGGTTTAgaaacaaacataaaaagaaGATACTAGAAGGGGTGACCTGGGGTGGAAAAGAACCAGAGGATGATGCCACAGAGGACGAGCAATAGAGGGATGAGATGGACGGCGGTCTCTGCCGATTTGAGGCGACTCCTCTCCTTGTTTGCCACGTAGGATTGGGGATTGTATTTGGGTAACTGGTCGGCGGCGGTGGTGGCCGATTCCGACCTGAAACTTTGGTTAGACGGCGGGTGGTCGGAGTATTCGTCCGATACTCGGCTCCCACTCGACGAACGGTGCATATTACTGTAGTATTCGTCCGATACTCGGCTACCACTCGACGAACGGTGCATATTACTGGgtggagagacagagagagagagagagagagagagaattgaacgCGTCTGATCGGTTGTAGTCGTTTTGGGCGGCTGGGTGATtcggtttttaatttttactcgGTTCGCAGAAACCTCCCGCAAGTCTCCAAAACGTTTGCACTCTGCCTAACTCAAAACCagctttctttttcattttgagaaaatcttgttttcaGGCAGCCGTAAAAAAGTGTTTAATAATGACGGAGAACAAGTAGAGATtcaattttatgatctattagATCGATCGAAGTTTCGAAAACTCAAACGATGTTTAATTACAAATTACTTAATTTGGCAAAATTTGGACGACCTTCGATTAGGTCTAAAATTGATGGGCTGACTGATTTTTGTGTTGCGGTCAATATCCACGACCCCGAGGTCATGACGTGTGGTGTTTTTAGACCCGAAACATTCGTTTAGCCCCTCAATTTGattattttgccgttttagtaaaattttgtttcgttaataactcatAGACTATAATTCCTTATTACAGTGGTTGATTCTTTTTTAgaaagtcatgtttttctttttcgttttcaattttaggagtTTCACCAGATTatgggactttttattttttgacttaattttctagggtttcgggTTACATCTTATATAAAGGGTTGTAAACCtaatattttgatcaatttttttatcaataatatttaaacTTTATCTCTTTTTCTTGTGAACTCGAATTTATCAATCATTTGATTTGTAAgtaactaatttttttgttaatttcgcTGTGTCAAATAATCTCTTATTGGTAATAGATACTACTATTATCTATTACTATTAAGAGATTATTTTCAATTCAGACCGTCTGAAAACGGACTGTTGAAATCACTCAGTTCTGTAAAAAACCGCTTTACAATGGCTccgtaaataaataaatctctattattttttccaaaaatgatactcacaaaacaatccaaatacaacaacttacacaaacTTCTCATATGTATGTGAGCTCCACACATAAttatgtggagcccacatgcatatgagaggttgtgtaagttgttgtgtttgaattattgtgttAATAGCATCTTTGTATTTTTCCAGCAAAAATTATACTCACCTTCAACAAGGGATAATATCtaggattgggagatgctgccaagcagaggtgcttggcagcggtgccgagcgcatctcggccgtccaaaagtgttttggatggcccggatgtaaaggtaccgaacggatttaaaaaaaaagaaaaagaaaaggaaaaagatgtttcgattcgggccattgattccgagatgaacggccggattggccgctcggcacccgctcggcaggggtgccgctcggcagggtccccgggtccggATATATCTACGCATTGGAATCTTGGgactttgggaaaaaaaaaaagggagacgGCTTGTCTGCCGTTGCTGTTAGAATGGCACCAACAGCACCCAACCAGATGGCGACAACTCAGCAACCTACCCAaccagtttttatttttcctgaaaaaagaaaaaaggaggcGACTTGTCCTGCCGTCAGCTGTTAGAACGGCACCACCAGTCCACTCAACTGGATGCGCGACAACGCAGCAACCAAAGAAACCGATGGTTCAGATCGACGCAATAACAGAGGCACTACTGCTCCCACACCGCACATGCGGTGACCATCCACCGCACGACTATTGAggcccacaaaaatacaaaaaaatatctataaattttaaaataaaattttatagaGCCATGTAAGAAATCAGCTCCACCAGATTTCGGTAGATATATTTTTCTGAATTCGTAATGGCAAAACTATGAATTCATTTTATATGAATAATTTGTATGATTTTGTGTGTAAAATGTGTGATAGTTTGTGTGATTGGTACACACTTTGAAAGGCATTGAACTAGGCAAtattttgtctctctctctctctctctctctctctctctctcattggcAGTCAGACGAGTACATATTCGTAATACCATAGCAATTGCAAAGAAAACTGATTGGAGATTGTGCGCAGGagttttaaaatccaaaacgaacaaaccCTTCCCAACTACTATTTTAATTCAACCCTCAACACGGTGCCATAGCTTCAACATCTCCTACCAAACATTAGTAAAATACAAACTTTTGAGCATAATCCCAAACTTATAAACATCACCTTGagacaattttcaaaaaaaaataaaaaaaccttgAGACAGAACCCAGTTCACTACAATGTCAGACCTGCTCATGACTCCCTTACTACCAATAGCATTACGTTAGAAGTTAGAACACAAGACATTCGAAACAAAGTTCTAGTACTTCCACCCAGTTGATTTGTTTTTAGGTATCCTTCAAcgtttttttggggtaaaaagATGAGCTTGAGATTGGTGGTATTCTTCCATGTTGCCCCTGGCCGAACCTACAAACTAGTATTTCTCTCTCAAGCTCACtacacacaccacacaaaaatttatatttctctCTTAGTCCAAAAGATCCTTGTAAACAAAAAACGGAGCCCAATCCTGACCCATGCCAAATTCCACAGTTCCGCACCAAGCAACACCCCATTTATGCCGGTTCTGCCACTGTTTTCTCCTCCTCCATCCCCCACACACCTGCAAAACAACGTCACACTTTCAGCACCAAGAACCCTACTCGTTAACCGCATAGCAGCAGAGAGTGCTTTACATACAGTCCCTGTGAAAAGTTTCTCATCTTCCTAGGTAGAACTGTAACCgttttccatcaattttcaaGCTGGATTGCTTGATCGTTTTCCATCCAATCTTCTCATTTCTTTTAGCACATCAGTTGCCACCTAATAGGCTAATTGCATAGTGTATCCTCCAGTTCTTGTACATCGCtgctaaaaaattaagaaaaaaagaagtgaccTAATCAACATAAACAATCCAAGAAATAGGTTAATGTGGTTTTCAAATCCAGGGAATGGATCAAAATTAAAGGCACTGACGGGAGATTTGTTCTTGAGGATGCCAGAGAGAGAATTGTATTAATCTCTTTACGGATCAGAACCATTGCCATTTGTGACTGCTACATATTGAGACAATGACAAATAAGTATGTGGCGCCTGCCAACCATCCGTcatagaagaaaagaaaagcaaacagAAAATGGAAAGCCATTTACCTTTGCAAAACGAGTCACAGCATTAAGGCATTTTGAGAATACTGACTTGACTGCTACAAACATGGATTGTTGTTCAGTAATTTGGCCTATACATGGAAATTATGCCTTCACACTTCAATTAAAAGAAACAAACACTTAAACTGTATGCACTAGAAAGAGAATATAACATTTTTTGCATGATCTTACTGTTGTTTGTATGATTGCTGAGACAAAAAAGATTACATGTTGCCGATTGGTCTGATTTTCATGCAGCGGTTCCACCGACTGGCAATGTCACGCCATGCAATTATTTAAAGGGGGTATCAAGCCAAGGAAATGCATTGTGGGTCTTTTAGTAGTAGCTATCGACATTCTTGAAAATAAGACAGACACCTTCGTCTTTCTAATGTAGAACAGGAAGATATAGGCATAGATATAGAAAGATCAATGTAACATCGACTCCAGGAAATACCAAACATGCTGGTTTTGAAGAGGTAGACGAATTTGATAATTCTGATATGCGTCCTACACTGGAG
Coding sequences:
- the LOC131322050 gene encoding uncharacterized protein LOC131322050, which encodes MHRSSSGSRVSDEYYSNMHRSSSGSRVSDEYSDHPPSNQSFRSESATTAADQLPKYNPQSYVANKERSRLKSAETAVHLIPLLLVLCGIILWFFSTPGA